Proteins from one Candidatus Zixiibacteriota bacterium genomic window:
- a CDS encoding PaaI family thioesterase, with the protein MGTLIPKRADYVQAVRRYHAATPLHAHFGIELTDISPGCVRVRMPSRGEFTQQNGYLQAGVLVSLADAAAGMAAWTLLAEDENLLSVNITVQLMRAADGKGFVAEGRVVRAGSRLMFCEAEGVGGG; encoded by the coding sequence ATGGGCACACTGATCCCGAAACGAGCCGACTATGTGCAGGCGGTGCGACGCTACCACGCCGCGACACCGCTGCACGCGCATTTCGGAATTGAACTGACCGACATTTCGCCCGGATGCGTGAGGGTGCGCATGCCGTCACGCGGCGAGTTCACCCAGCAAAACGGATATCTGCAGGCGGGGGTGCTGGTATCGCTGGCCGATGCGGCGGCGGGAATGGCGGCGTGGACACTACTGGCGGAGGACGAAAATCTGCTGTCGGTGAACATCACTGTCCAGCTGATGCGGGCGGCTGATGGAAAGGGATTCGTGGCCGAGGGGAGGGTGGTCAGGGCCGGCTCACGGTTGATGTTCTGTGAGGCGGAGGGTGTGGGCGGAGGATGA